The Pseudolabrys sp. FHR47 genome contains a region encoding:
- a CDS encoding TatD family hydrolase yields MLVDSHCHLDFPEFAPELDQIVERARAAGVGRMVTISTRVKKLAQVLAVAEKYPEVFASVGTHPHNAQEEPDIATGELVTLSRHPKIVAIGEAGLDYHYDKSPRDLQAQGFRRHIAAARETGLPLVIHTREADADCAAILEEEIGKGAFPAVLHCYTGGRDLAFKAVELGLYIGFTGIITFKNGEALRDIARDLPADRILVETDAPFLAPIPYRGKRNEPSFVVNTAKVLAETRGVSETEIARQTTENFFRLFSKVPRSLAGDARKAG; encoded by the coding sequence ATGCTCGTCGACAGCCACTGCCACCTCGATTTCCCGGAATTCGCGCCCGAACTCGACCAGATCGTGGAGCGGGCGCGCGCGGCCGGGGTCGGGCGCATGGTGACGATCTCAACCCGGGTGAAAAAGCTGGCGCAAGTCCTTGCGGTCGCGGAGAAATATCCGGAAGTCTTTGCCTCAGTCGGGACCCATCCGCATAACGCCCAGGAAGAACCGGATATCGCCACGGGCGAGCTTGTGACGCTGTCCCGGCACCCCAAGATCGTCGCCATTGGCGAGGCCGGCCTCGATTATCATTACGACAAGTCGCCGCGCGACCTGCAAGCCCAGGGCTTCCGCCGCCACATCGCGGCGGCGCGCGAAACCGGGCTGCCGCTGGTGATCCACACGCGCGAGGCCGATGCGGACTGCGCCGCGATCCTTGAAGAAGAAATCGGGAAGGGCGCCTTCCCGGCCGTGCTGCATTGCTACACCGGCGGCCGCGATCTCGCCTTCAAGGCCGTCGAGCTCGGCCTCTATATCGGCTTCACCGGCATCATCACCTTCAAGAACGGCGAAGCGCTGCGCGACATCGCCCGCGACCTGCCCGCCGACCGCATTCTGGTCGAGACCGACGCGCCGTTCCTTGCGCCGATCCCGTATCGCGGCAAGCGCAACGAGCCGTCTTTCGTCGTCAACACGGCCAAGGTGCTGGCCGAGACGCGCGGCGTATCGGAGACCGAAATTGCGCGGCAGACCACGGAGAACTTCTTTCGCCTGTTCTCGAAAGTACCGCGTTCGCTTGCCGGCGATGCTAGGAAGGCCGGATGA
- the metG gene encoding methionine--tRNA ligase, with amino-acid sequence MSAKQPFYITTAISYPNGHPHIGHAYEAIATDAIARFMRLDGYDVYFLTGTDEHGQKMQQTAAKLGLTARQLRDQNVPRFEAMVKMLNLSNDDFIHTTEERHYRSSEEIWRRMEAKGDIYLDKYAGWYSVRDEAYYAEDETHVNEQGTRLATKTGTPVEWVEEESYFFKLSAYQDKLLELYAKVPDFVLPKERLNEVASFVKGGLKDLSLSRTTFDWGIPVPGNPKHIMYVWVDALTNYITGVGFPNENDPKFKRYWPAALHVIGKDIVRFHAVYWPAFLMSAGVAVPKRIFSHGFLFNRGEKMSKSVGNVVDPFTMAETYGVDQMRFFFLREVPFGQDGSYSHEAIVNRINADLANDLGNLAQRSLSMVGKAFDGKLPVPGEFTPEDQTILAAADAMLLAAREHMKTQQLHQMLHVVWSVVADANRYFASEAPWAKAKTDPARQGTILYVTAEIIRQVAILAQPVMPVSAGKLLDLLAIPAEERSFAALEGGKRIAPGSALPAPQGVFPRYVEPETADDAANAPKEPKKPKNQPKKP; translated from the coding sequence ATGTCCGCGAAGCAGCCCTTTTACATCACCACGGCCATTTCCTACCCGAACGGTCATCCGCATATCGGTCACGCCTATGAGGCGATCGCGACCGACGCCATCGCCCGCTTCATGAGGCTGGACGGCTACGACGTCTATTTCCTCACCGGCACCGACGAGCACGGCCAGAAGATGCAGCAGACCGCGGCCAAACTCGGCCTGACGGCGCGGCAGTTGCGCGACCAGAACGTGCCGCGCTTCGAAGCCATGGTGAAGATGCTCAATTTGTCGAACGACGACTTCATCCACACCACGGAGGAGCGCCATTACCGCTCATCCGAAGAGATCTGGCGGCGGATGGAGGCCAAGGGCGACATCTATCTCGACAAATATGCCGGCTGGTACTCGGTGCGCGACGAGGCCTATTACGCCGAGGACGAGACCCATGTGAACGAGCAGGGCACGCGCCTCGCCACCAAGACCGGCACGCCGGTCGAGTGGGTCGAGGAGGAGAGCTATTTCTTCAAGCTGTCCGCCTACCAGGACAAGCTGCTCGAGCTGTACGCCAAGGTGCCGGACTTCGTGCTGCCGAAGGAGCGCCTGAACGAGGTGGCAAGCTTCGTGAAGGGCGGTCTCAAGGACCTGTCGCTGTCGCGCACCACCTTCGACTGGGGCATTCCGGTGCCGGGTAACCCGAAGCACATCATGTATGTGTGGGTGGACGCGCTGACCAACTACATCACCGGCGTCGGCTTCCCCAACGAAAACGACCCGAAATTCAAGCGTTATTGGCCCGCCGCGCTGCACGTGATCGGCAAGGATATTGTGCGTTTCCACGCTGTGTACTGGCCGGCTTTCCTGATGTCGGCAGGCGTCGCGGTGCCGAAGCGCATTTTCAGCCACGGCTTCCTGTTCAACCGCGGTGAGAAGATGTCGAAGTCGGTCGGCAACGTCGTTGATCCCTTCACCATGGCGGAGACCTACGGCGTCGATCAGATGCGCTTCTTCTTCCTGCGCGAGGTGCCGTTCGGCCAGGACGGCAGCTACAGCCATGAGGCCATCGTCAATCGCATCAACGCCGATCTCGCCAACGATCTCGGCAATCTGGCGCAGCGCTCGCTGTCCATGGTCGGCAAGGCCTTCGATGGCAAGCTGCCAGTGCCGGGCGAATTCACGCCGGAGGATCAGACCATCCTCGCGGCGGCCGACGCCATGCTGCTGGCGGCACGTGAGCACATGAAGACGCAGCAGCTCCACCAGATGCTGCACGTGGTGTGGTCGGTGGTGGCCGATGCCAACCGGTATTTCGCCTCCGAGGCGCCCTGGGCCAAGGCCAAGACGGATCCGGCGCGGCAGGGGACGATCCTCTACGTCACCGCGGAGATCATCCGGCAGGTCGCCATCCTCGCCCAGCCCGTGATGCCGGTGTCGGCCGGCAAACTGCTCGACCTCCTCGCCATTCCGGCCGAAGAACGCAGCTTCGCGGCGCTCGAGGGCGGCAAGCGCATTGCGCCAGGCTCGGCTCTGCCGGCGCCGCAGGGCGTCTTCCCGCGCTATGTCGAGCCGGAGACGGCGGACGATGCCGCCAACGCTCCCAAAGAGCCCAAAAAGCCAAAAAATCAGCCGAAAAAGCCTTGA
- a CDS encoding DUF6481 family protein, with translation MSQFRSPDAFERRNNAAAVKKAMLEKFRAATQAPELESKRQERLAIAQARAERQAQRDAEREAARKVREAEEARLAAIEAERQAKLQKEAEELAALEAADKAAANEALLAEQKAKRDARYAARKAAKKNKKRGY, from the coding sequence TTGAGTCAATTCAGAAGTCCGGACGCGTTCGAGCGCCGGAACAATGCCGCTGCCGTCAAAAAGGCGATGCTCGAGAAATTCCGCGCCGCCACCCAGGCCCCGGAACTTGAATCCAAGCGTCAGGAGCGTCTGGCGATCGCCCAGGCACGCGCCGAGCGCCAGGCCCAGCGCGACGCCGAGCGCGAAGCCGCCCGCAAGGTTCGTGAGGCCGAGGAAGCCCGGCTCGCCGCCATCGAGGCCGAGCGCCAGGCCAAGTTGCAGAAGGAAGCCGAGGAACTCGCCGCCCTGGAGGCCGCCGACAAGGCCGCCGCCAATGAGGCTCTTCTCGCCGAGCAAAAGGCCAAGCGCGACGCCCGTTACGCCGCCCGCAAGGCGGCAAAGAAGAACAAGAAGCGCGGCTACTGA
- a CDS encoding DUF2778 domain-containing protein has protein sequence MTYTAAATVDAFWREDRRSSSAVVGRGLRTVRNCIILGTAAVGFVAVSALAVTFTAAWMAGGTMQPHVRLPSGPGSLVLAPHEQMARTAARGQGGSQWADAYIDRTKPILPAEKTRPTVVQPKSAPSFNSAVPLPRPLPPRLAQTRAEIETPKPVVTVEAPVAVPAVALPAPKPEGLSKHDAMAAIDSRTAAKDLPNDLVKDEAKAPPKLAPVASIPASLPSAVPDSVARTAVYDITGSVVHMPDGSKLEAHSGLGERMDDPRHIKVRMRGPTPPNVYVLTERERLFHGVRAIRLNPVYEDRMFGRDGMLAHTYMLGPNGQSNGCVSFKDYKKFLTAFLDGKVDKLVVVPDLKGTSWKAAALQADGIPASARRFAGGYSRPTVMPRGGDDAEPRYTAALGFAAERGAGTW, from the coding sequence ATGACGTATACGGCCGCCGCCACTGTCGACGCATTCTGGCGTGAAGATCGGCGCTCGTCGTCCGCTGTTGTCGGACGGGGGCTGCGCACGGTGCGCAATTGCATCATTCTCGGCACTGCTGCCGTCGGCTTTGTCGCCGTATCGGCTTTGGCGGTCACCTTCACCGCTGCGTGGATGGCAGGCGGTACGATGCAGCCGCATGTCCGTCTGCCGAGCGGCCCTGGATCGTTGGTGCTGGCGCCACATGAGCAGATGGCCAGGACGGCGGCGCGCGGGCAGGGCGGCTCGCAGTGGGCGGATGCTTATATCGACCGCACCAAGCCGATCCTGCCGGCAGAGAAAACGCGGCCGACCGTGGTGCAGCCGAAATCGGCGCCGTCATTCAACTCCGCTGTGCCTTTGCCACGGCCCTTGCCGCCGCGGCTGGCTCAAACCCGCGCCGAAATCGAAACGCCGAAACCCGTTGTGACTGTCGAAGCGCCTGTCGCGGTACCGGCCGTTGCTCTCCCGGCACCGAAGCCGGAAGGCCTTTCCAAACATGATGCAATGGCAGCGATCGACTCTCGGACGGCGGCCAAGGATCTGCCCAATGACCTGGTGAAGGACGAGGCAAAGGCGCCGCCGAAGCTGGCGCCGGTCGCGTCTATTCCCGCTTCATTGCCCTCCGCGGTGCCGGACTCGGTGGCGCGCACCGCCGTGTACGACATTACCGGCAGCGTCGTGCATATGCCCGACGGCAGCAAGCTCGAAGCTCATTCCGGCCTGGGCGAGCGCATGGACGATCCGCGCCACATCAAGGTGCGCATGCGCGGCCCGACGCCGCCAAATGTCTATGTGCTCACCGAACGCGAACGGCTCTTCCACGGCGTGCGCGCCATCCGTCTCAATCCGGTTTACGAAGACAGGATGTTCGGCCGCGATGGCATGCTGGCGCACACCTATATGCTCGGCCCGAACGGCCAGTCGAACGGTTGTGTGTCGTTCAAGGACTACAAGAAATTCCTGACGGCCTTCCTCGACGGCAAGGTCGATAAGCTGGTGGTCGTTCCCGACCTCAAGGGTACGTCGTGGAAGGCGGCGGCGCTGCAGGCTGATGGTATCCCGGCCTCGGCGCGCCGCTTTGCCGGCGGTTACAGCCGGCCGACCGTCATGCCGCGCGGCGGCGACGACGCCGAACCGCGTTATACGGCCGCTCTGGGCTTTGCTGCGGAACGCGGCGCCGGGACCTGGTGA
- a CDS encoding MBL fold metallo-hydrolase translates to MTLRFTILGCGSSMGVPRVALGWGDCDPAEPKNRRRRCALLVERIAAPDKVTRVLIDAGPDIREQLIDANVDWVDGVLITHEHADHTHGIDDLRPMFVKHRRLVDVYMDEPTSIAMHARFGYCFRTPAGSNYPPILAEHRLKPGKPVTIEGQGGPIELLPFLQDHGDIVSLGFRFGDVAYSTDMKGLPPDSIAALEGLDIWIVDALRKAPHPSHMNLEESLALIARIKPKRAILTDMHTDLDYQTLRRTLPDGIEPAYDGMQIEA, encoded by the coding sequence ATGACGCTGCGTTTTACGATTCTCGGCTGCGGCTCGTCCATGGGCGTGCCGCGCGTCGCGCTGGGCTGGGGCGATTGCGACCCGGCCGAGCCGAAGAACCGCCGCCGCCGCTGCGCGCTTTTGGTGGAACGCATTGCCGCGCCTGACAAGGTGACGCGCGTCCTGATCGATGCCGGGCCGGATATCCGCGAGCAACTCATCGACGCCAATGTCGACTGGGTCGACGGCGTCCTGATCACCCACGAGCACGCCGACCACACCCACGGCATCGACGACCTGCGCCCGATGTTTGTCAAGCACCGGCGCCTCGTCGATGTCTACATGGACGAGCCGACCTCGATCGCGATGCATGCCCGCTTCGGCTACTGTTTCAGGACGCCCGCAGGCAGCAATTATCCGCCGATCCTTGCCGAGCACCGGCTCAAGCCGGGCAAGCCGGTGACGATCGAGGGGCAGGGAGGCCCTATTGAGCTTTTGCCGTTTCTGCAGGACCACGGCGATATCGTCTCGCTCGGCTTCCGCTTCGGCGATGTGGCCTACTCGACCGACATGAAGGGCTTGCCGCCGGACAGCATCGCGGCGCTGGAAGGACTCGACATCTGGATCGTGGACGCGCTGCGCAAGGCACCGCATCCGAGCCACATGAACCTCGAGGAATCGCTAGCGCTGATCGCGCGCATCAAGCCGAAGCGCGCCATCCTGACCGACATGCACACCGATCTAGACTATCAGACGCTGCGCCGGACGCTGCCGGACGGCATTGAGCCGGCCTATGACGGCATGCAGATCGAGGCCTGA
- a CDS encoding ribbon-helix-helix domain-containing protein, whose protein sequence is MKSLVTKRSIVIAGHKTSVSLEDAFWDELKMFAEKQRMTLSSVVNDIDTKREGGNLSSAIRLFVLERARARALEVSAQCQKGQTAANADLTSDTIRAR, encoded by the coding sequence ATGAAATCGCTTGTGACCAAACGCTCGATCGTCATCGCGGGCCACAAGACCAGCGTCAGTCTCGAGGATGCCTTCTGGGACGAGCTGAAGATGTTTGCCGAAAAGCAGCGGATGACGCTGTCGTCCGTCGTCAATGATATCGACACGAAGCGGGAAGGCGGCAACCTGTCGTCGGCCATTCGGCTCTTCGTGCTGGAGCGGGCTCGGGCCAGGGCATTGGAAGTGTCGGCACAATGTCAGAAGGGTCAAACCGCCGCGAATGCCGACTTGACCTCGGATACGATTCGCGCCCGCTGA
- a CDS encoding DNA polymerase III subunit delta' has product MSDKSDKADDGEAIAPHQTTVLFGHADAERTLLDAYRGGRMPHAWLIGGQPGIGKATLAYRLARFVLAHPDPASAEVQNAASLAVDPDHPAARRMAVKAQGDLLVLERVVNPQTGKLFQNIRIDDVKRTVGFFGSTAGEGGWRIAIVDPIDDLQRDGANALLKILEEPPPRTMLLLISQSPGRELPTIRSRCRRLLLRPLATEDVTRALAAATGAADEELRQAAEASGGSPGRALRLIDGPALALRGRVLEVMRQLPNPDPRALHALGDALSGTDPESLETFVDLVNGWLSDRLNAEIGAGQMNKAAVAWDRINRAARDVEAYNLERKPLVFAVFKELAEAARRP; this is encoded by the coding sequence ATGAGCGACAAGTCCGACAAGGCGGACGATGGCGAGGCGATTGCGCCGCACCAGACCACCGTGCTGTTCGGCCATGCCGACGCCGAGCGGACGCTGCTCGACGCCTATCGCGGCGGCCGCATGCCGCATGCCTGGCTGATCGGCGGCCAGCCCGGCATCGGCAAGGCGACGCTTGCCTATCGGCTGGCGCGCTTCGTGCTGGCGCATCCCGATCCGGCCTCGGCCGAGGTCCAGAACGCCGCCTCGCTCGCCGTCGATCCCGATCACCCGGCGGCCCGGCGCATGGCCGTGAAGGCTCAGGGCGATCTTCTGGTGCTCGAGCGCGTCGTTAATCCACAGACCGGCAAGCTGTTTCAGAATATCCGTATCGACGACGTAAAACGGACCGTGGGCTTCTTCGGCTCGACCGCGGGCGAGGGCGGCTGGCGCATCGCCATTGTCGATCCGATCGACGACCTGCAGCGCGACGGCGCCAACGCGCTGCTGAAGATCCTCGAAGAACCACCGCCGCGCACGATGCTGCTGCTGATCAGCCAGTCGCCGGGCCGTGAGTTGCCGACCATCCGCTCACGCTGCCGCCGGCTGCTGCTGCGACCGCTGGCGACGGAGGACGTCACGCGCGCTCTGGCAGCGGCCACCGGCGCCGCCGACGAGGAACTGCGGCAGGCTGCCGAAGCATCCGGCGGCAGTCCGGGCCGCGCGCTCCGCCTGATCGACGGCCCGGCGCTGGCCTTGCGCGGCCGTGTACTGGAGGTGATGCGGCAACTGCCGAACCCCGATCCGCGTGCGCTGCATGCGCTCGGCGACGCCCTGTCCGGCACGGACCCGGAATCGCTGGAGACCTTCGTCGATCTGGTCAATGGCTGGCTGTCAGACCGCCTGAACGCGGAGATCGGTGCCGGCCAGATGAACAAGGCCGCGGTCGCCTGGGACCGGATCAACCGGGCTGCGCGGGACGTCGAAGCCTATAACCTCGAACGCAAGCCGCTGGTCTTCGCCGTTTTCAAGGAACTGGCCGAGGCGGCACGGCGCCCCTGA
- a CDS encoding PhoH family protein, which produces MSGTAEIINFQNKFEAERVLPPIKPLNPTQADYLDALRRFPQVIVLGPAGTGKTWIAATHAADLLRNRQIDKIILTRPNVPCGRSLGFFPGSLEDKFAPWAAPVIEAIKERIGKAAYDIALKNGAIELVPFEVMRGRSWKNAFVLLDEAQNTTAAEIKTFLTRIGEDCTVVINGDISQCDLPKESGLRTVIEIIDGQNLPVPVVEFTRAEIVRSGICAMWVNAFETARL; this is translated from the coding sequence TTGTCTGGAACCGCCGAGATCATCAACTTCCAGAACAAGTTCGAAGCTGAACGGGTCTTACCGCCGATAAAACCTCTCAATCCGACACAAGCTGACTACCTCGACGCGCTCCGCAGATTTCCCCAGGTCATCGTCCTCGGACCAGCCGGCACCGGCAAGACCTGGATCGCGGCAACCCACGCCGCCGACCTCCTCCGCAACCGACAAATCGACAAGATCATCCTGACCCGGCCCAATGTACCGTGCGGCCGGTCGCTCGGCTTTTTTCCCGGCTCGCTCGAGGACAAGTTCGCGCCCTGGGCTGCGCCGGTGATCGAGGCAATCAAGGAGCGCATCGGCAAGGCCGCCTACGACATCGCGCTCAAGAACGGCGCCATCGAACTCGTGCCGTTCGAGGTGATGCGCGGCCGCTCGTGGAAGAACGCGTTCGTCCTGCTTGACGAGGCGCAGAACACCACGGCCGCCGAGATCAAGACCTTCCTGACGCGCATCGGCGAGGACTGCACCGTCGTCATCAACGGCGACATCAGTCAGTGCGATCTGCCGAAGGAATCCGGGCTGCGCACGGTCATCGAGATCATCGACGGGCAGAACCTGCCGGTCCCGGTCGTTGAATTTACCCGCGCGGAGATTGTCCGCTCCGGCATCTGCGCGATGTGGGTGAATGCTTTCGAGACAGCCCGGCTGTAA
- the tmk gene encoding dTMP kinase, whose protein sequence is MSTRGKFITFEGGEGSGKSTHTALLAERLRARGLDVVLTREPGGSPGAEIIRHIILSGIAKPLGTETETILFAAARDDHVNATILPALQAGKWVVCDRFIDSTRVYQGALGKVDMKLIRGLERVTVGEAMPDLTILIDVPANIGLARAKTRRGEGAADRFEAESVEFHENLRLAFLDVAKKEPKRFAVIDGRPPRDVVAERIWDAVAQRLLGEVAAPAEATVP, encoded by the coding sequence ATGAGCACGCGCGGCAAGTTCATCACCTTCGAGGGCGGCGAGGGTTCCGGCAAGTCGACGCACACGGCGTTGCTGGCCGAACGGCTGCGCGCACGCGGGCTCGACGTCGTGCTGACACGGGAGCCGGGCGGCTCGCCTGGCGCCGAGATCATCCGCCACATCATCCTGTCCGGGATCGCCAAGCCGCTCGGCACCGAGACGGAGACGATCCTGTTCGCCGCCGCGCGCGACGATCACGTCAACGCCACCATCCTGCCGGCGCTGCAGGCGGGCAAATGGGTCGTGTGCGACCGTTTCATCGATTCGACTCGCGTCTATCAGGGCGCTCTTGGCAAGGTCGATATGAAGCTGATCCGCGGCCTCGAGCGCGTGACGGTCGGCGAGGCCATGCCAGATCTGACCATCCTCATCGATGTACCGGCCAATATCGGGCTCGCCCGCGCCAAGACCCGGCGCGGCGAAGGCGCCGCCGACCGCTTCGAGGCGGAGTCGGTTGAGTTTCACGAGAATCTGCGTCTGGCGTTTCTCGACGTGGCGAAGAAGGAGCCGAAGCGCTTTGCCGTGATCGACGGCCGTCCGCCGCGCGATGTCGTCGCCGAGCGCATCTGGGATGCTGTCGCGCAGCGCCTTCTGGGCGAGGTTGCCGCACCGGCCGAGGCTACCGTGCCATGA